The Deinococcus betulae region TTCACTTGGAGCAAGAAGGACTGCCGGCGTGCCAGGAAGTCATCAAGCGAGGCATACATAGCCAAATCACTGTCGAGCCAGTAGAAGCGACCAGTGGCATCAATGAAGTAGGGCAACCACCCAGATTCCATCCCGATGGGGAATAATGGCGTCAACGTGAGCCGCTCTGCGCTTCTCACTTCCCAGCGGTCGGCGATATGTTCACACTGAAAGACCGTATCGCTGATCGTCAGACCATGCACCTGTTCCAGGAACGATCGAGCCGCGTCAAACACGGTCCAGCCTTGGCGTTCCATGCGCGCAAACACGTCGGTTAGGTCAACCCGTCGGCCTTCGAACCAACCACCTTGCTCGAACGCGCGTCGCGCCAATTCACTGAACTCAAGCTGCATCCCGCTCACTGTAGACGTTGACTGTGCCGTCCCGGAACGCACCTCAATCGGCCAGTACATTGACTCAACGGGTATGGCCGAGCAATTCCGTCGTGGACACGCCACTACCACTTGGCCGACACGCCCTAGAGGACCGCAGAACAGGTGGTGCTGGAAGTGGTCTGGCGCACCCGCTGTCTGGCGCTGATTCGCCCTGCCCGGACGGCGCACACCGGCCGGTCTCCTGGGGGGCTCGGCGCCCGTGTTAGCCTCGGGCCGATGACGTTTGCCCAGGCCGTGACCGACCGCACCCGCCGCCTCAACACGCGCCTGTGTGTGGGCCTCGATCCGCGTCTGGACGCTTACCGCGACCTGGCCCACCTGCGCGCCCACACCCTGGACGTGCTAGAGGCCACCGCCCCCTACGCCGCCTGCGTGAAGCCGCAGTTGGCCTTCTACGAGGCGGCGGGTCTGGCTGGCCTCCAGGTGCTGGAGGAGGTCTGCGCCGCTGCCCGAACCTTGGGCCTACCCGTGCTGCTGGACGGCAAGCGCGGCGACATCGGCTCGACCGCGCAGGCGTATGCCCAGGGCTGGCTGACTGGCCGCCACGCCGGCGCCGCTCTGACCGTCAATCCCTTTCTGGGCTTCGAAACGCTGACACCTTTCGTGGAGACCGCCCGCGCCCACGGCGGCGCGGTGTTCGTGCTGGTCAAGACCAGCAATCCGGGCCAGGCCGACCTGCAAGGCGGAGGCGTCAGCAAGCGGATGGCCGACGAGGTCACGCGTCTGAATGCCCAGGAAGACGGCGAGTACGCCAGCGTAGGCGCGGTGGTGGGCGCCACCCATCCGCGCGACCTGGCCACCTTCCGGGCCCAGATGCCCCGCGCCCTGCTGCTGCTGCCCGGCCTGGGGGCACAGGGGGCCACCGCCGCTGACCTGGCCCCCGCCTTTGACCCTGGCGGCACAGGCGCCCTGGCCAGCGCCAGCCGGGGCGTGCAGTACGCCCGTGGACTGGATGTAGACGCCAGTGTGGCGGCCGCGCAGACCTTCCGCGACGAACTGAATGCTGTGCTGAAGGCCTGATACGGATTCCGTCTATTGCGCGAACGCAGCGCGGGAAAGAACCGATTCGTTCACGCTACGCCCTTCAGCCCCCCGTTCTCCTGCTCGCTTTGCGGTGCAGCTGTCCCAGTTCACTCCGCTTGGATCATTGTTCCCAACGATTGAAGCGGAGTCCGTCTGAGGCTCAGGCCAGGCCGTCCAGCAGCCGCGCTATGTCCTCCTCGGTCGTGTAATGGGCAATGCTGGCGCGCACCACGCCCTGCGGATACAGGTCCAAATCCTTGAGGGGCTGAACGGCGTAGAAATGTCCGGCAGCCACATCCACTCCACGCTTGGTCAGGCGCAGCGCTGTCTGTTCGGGCGTTTCCCCCACCACACGGAAAGCCACCGTGCCCACGCGGCCCTGGATGCCCTGCGGGCCGTACACCGTCACGAGGTCGTGGGCCAGCAGGCCGTCCACCAGCCCCGCCATGACGGGGGCCTCTAGGGCCTGAATACGGGCCGAGGCGGCCTCCAGCGCTGGGCGGGTCAGCTCGGCGTGGCCGCCCAGGTCGCGCAGATAGTCCAGCGTGCCCAGCCAGCCGGCCAGCAGCTCGAATTGTGGAGTGCCATGTTCCAGGCCGGTAATGTCGCCCTGGGGAATAAACTCCAGCCGTGGCCAGGGCAGCGTGGCGCGCAGGTCGGGGCGAATCCACAGGGCGCCCAGATGCGGCGCCCAGACCTTGTAGGGGCTGAAGGTCACGAAGTCGGCGCCCCAAGTCTGCACATCCGGGAAGCTATGCGGCGCGGCGTGAACAGCGTCCACGATGGTCCAGGCGCCAGCGGTGCGGGCCAACGCGGTGATGGCTGGAATCTCGGGCGTGACCCCCAGAGCATTGCTGGCGGCCGTGACGGCCACCAAGCGCGTTTGGGGCGACAGCAGCGCCGAGAGATCGTCGGGGTGCAGGGTCATGTCCGGCTGGCGGGCGTGCCAGACCTTGACGGTGACGCCTTGCCGCTCCAGTTCGCGCCAGGGGCTGGCGTTGGACTCGTGTTCTAAGCCGCTCAGAATAATTTCGTCGCCGGGTCCCCACAGCCGGGCGAAGGCAGCGGCCAACCGGAAGGTCAGGGCCGTGGCACTCTGCGCCAGCGCCACATCTTCGGGGGCGGCATTCAGGAATAAGGCGGTGGCTTCCCGTGCCCGGTGCTTGAGGGCCAGAATCTCGCGGCCCGGTTGGTGGCCCGGCATGGCGTTGGTGGCTCCGTAGCGCGTGAGGTGATCGGTCACGGCGGCAATGGCACGCGTGGGCAGCAACCCGCCTGCCGCATTGTCCAGATACGCGCGCCCGCCCTGTAGGGGTGGGAACTGGGCGCGCAGGTCGTCACGGGTGGGCAGGGGGGCGGTCAGGGTCATGGCTGCGAGTCTAGTCCTCTGACTCGGGCCATAGACCAGACAATAAACGCCTCGGCCTAAGCCCTTTTTCAGAGGCTCTACGCGGGCAGAGGGCAGATGCCGGAGAACAGCCACCGCTTTAGCGTGAGACATGACAGAAGCCCAGCGCCCCCCCCGCACCTTTAGGCGCAATTATGTCGGCCTGGAGCACCGAACTGTCGGCCGCGCCAGCTTCACCACCCCGCGCTGCCCCATATGTCAATCGGCTCTGCGCAGCTGCGGAACACGCTGGCAGATTCCGGAGCGGACAGACGACCGAGGTTGGCAAAAGCTTGAGAAGTTCGCGCAGCGGCTAGAGAGCTGGACAGCAGAGCACCGTTTCACTGACGGGCCGCTCAGAGGACAGCAGAGTGAATACCGGGGCGAGGACCACCTCAGGCGAATGGTCCACCGACCCGGCGCCTGAAGGCAAAGCCCCCTATCTTCCCACCCTTTAACTCCGGTCCAATCGTCCAAAGGTGTGATGCGGGCCTCATGCGGTTTCCCTATCCTGCGGCCATGAGTTTCGTGCGTAAGCCCCGGCCCTACTCGTCGGGTCTGCCGTCAGCGCCGCTGCCCCCACCCGCCGCGCCGAGGGTCCGCCGCGAGCGTTCTCCCCGCACGCCGCGTGCCCACACGCCCCGCCTGCGCGCACCCCGGTCCTCATGGGCAGGGGCGGTGACCGCACTGGCGGGCCTGGGCGCCCTGCTGGTGCTCGTGGTCGGCCTGAGTGGACTGTGGAATCAGGTCACGCGCGACTGGCAGTTTCGCGCCGCCGCCGGCAGCGTGCTGGATGTGGTGCGCTGAGTGACCCGCGCCCTGCTGCGCCGCTGGCGTAACCCCTGGCCCCGCACCCCTTTTGTGCGGCGGCCCCAGCCGTGGACGCTGCGCCGAATCCTGCGGGCCACGCTGGCCGGGATAGGCGCCCTGACCCTGGCCACGCTGGGCGTAGGGCTGGCCGGTGCCCTTGCCACCGGAGCTCTGGGCCGGGTGTGGAACCTGCGGGCCGAACTGCAACCTATTGAGGTGCAAGACCGCCGGGGCGCGCCGATGGGCGTCATTGACCACTGCCAGGAGGGTGGCGCGGTGAACGCCGTGCCCTGCCGAGAGTCGCTGAGTGTGCCGCTGACCGGCGTGTCCCCCGCTTTCCTGCTGGCTTACATTGCCAAGGAGGATGTGCGGTTTTTTGCCCACTCTGGGGTGGACCCTGGCCGCCTGCCGCGCGCCGTGCTGACCGGCGCTGGCGGCAGCACCATCACCATGCAACTGCTGAAAAACAGCGTGCTGGCCGGGCACTTCGACTACGACACCGACCGGCGCGGGCCGCTGCTGACCCTGACCCGCAAGGCCACCGAGTTTGTCCTGGCCCCCCTCGTCACCTGGCGTTATGGCCGGCGCGAGGTGCTGGCCATGAGCGTCAACAGCCTGCCCTGGATTGGGATTGGGCAGCGCAAGGGCATTTACGACGCTTCACGCGCAGTCTTCGGCGTGGACCCCGCCGACCTGACCCTGGCCCAGAGCGCCTTTCTGGTGGGCCTGCTGCCCGCGCCGGGGCGCTATCTGGTGAGCGAGGACACCCCGCCTGAAACGGCCACCGCCCGCTTCCGCTGGATGCGGACCCAGCAACTCACCACCCTGAACATTCTGCGCGCGCACGGCCTGATCAATGAGGAACCATACCAGGCAGCGGTCGCCGCGCCACTGCAACCCCGGCTGTGGCAGGTGGAGTACGCCGGCAGCGGCGCTGACCTGCGCGTCGTATCGGCCACCCGCAATCCGGACTACAGCAACGAGCCAGAGCCCGTCTGGGCCATGCAGGGACTCGTGCGGCGCGAACTGCGCACGGCGGGCCTGGAGCCGCGCCGGGTGGGCCGGGTGGTCCTGACGGTAGACGCCGCCGCCCAGGCCGTTCTGACCACGCGGGTGCGCGGTGAGGGCGTCACTGGCGAGCGGGCTCCCGGCGTGGCCGAGGGCGCGGCGATTGTGGACGTGCGCGGCGGCGGCATCGTGGCGCTGGCCAGCAGCACGGGCGGCCTGCAAAGCAGCGAACCGGGCCGGCAGTGGGCAGCGTCAGCGGGGCGGCCCGTGGCCAGCACGGTTAAGCCGCTGCTGTATGCCCTGGCCTTTGGCGAGGGTGTCACGCAGCTGAGCACCTATGCCGACCAGCCCACCCGCTACGCCGGGCAAGCCATCGGCAACAGCACCCAGACCTTCCTGAACCGCCCAGTGACCGTGCGTGAAGCCAATGCCCGCAGCCTCAACACGGTGGCGGTGCAGGTGGGCACGCCGCGCGAGGAGGCTCTGCGGCGGACCCTCAGCGCCCTGAACTACCGCCCCGACCCCGAAAACCGCTCCAGCCCCGCCCTGGGCACCTTCCGCGCTTCGCCGCTGACCGTGGCGGCGGCGTATGCCAGCTTTGCCAATGGGGGCAGCCTCTGTCAGCCGCACCTGCTGGCCGAGGTTTATGACCGCGCCGGGCGGCCCCTGCCGCTGCCGCGCCCAACCTGCGCCCCCCTGTGGGATGAGGTGGTGGCGTACCAGACCTTTGACCTGCTGACTGGGGCGGTCAGCAGCAGCGCCGGCCACGTTCCGTTCCTGCGCCCCAGTCTGGCCCAGCGCTTTGCTGGCAAGACCATGCCGCTGGGCGCCAAATCCGGCACCACTGACGACGTAAACGACACCTGGTGCGCCGCCGTGACCCCGCAGTACGCGATGGCCGTCTGGATTGGCGACCCCGACGGCCGCCAGAGTGTGCCTGTGAACCTCTACCGCGCCCAGACCGCCTGCCGCGAGGTGGGCCTGCTGCGCGACCTCCCCCACGACCGCCGTTCCCTCACGCCCCCACCCGGCATCACCCTGGTCGGCGGGGTCGCCGTGCCCCTGGCAGGCCTGAAGCCGCGCAACCCCACACCACCCACGCCCTAGAGGTCTTTGAGTTATGGTTCTGTCTTCCCTCCTGACTTTGTCTCTCCTGCTGCCCACCCCCATGAGCGCCTCCAGCCTGCTGGGCCTCTCCACGCCGCCGCTGCACTTCACCGTGGCGGTGGACATGACCGGCAGCAGCAAGAATCCCGCCTTCAAGTACGCCGACCAGGCGCGGCTGCTCTCGCAGAGCGTGCTGCTTAACCAGCTGCGCTCGGGGGACACGCTGACGCTGCTGCGCATCTGTGAGGGGGTGCAGACAGTGGCCGATTTCAAGTTTTCTTCCAAGAACGGGGCCAGGATGGCCAAAGCCGACATCCTGCGCTACACCGCCGCACTGACCAAGCCGTGCACCGGCAAGGGCAGCGCGATTACGGCGGGCCTGGCCCAGGCGGCCCGGCGGTCCACCCAGACGGCCAGCGTGGGCGACGTGGTGGTGCTGTTTACCGACGGCGCCCTGCTGGACGACCCACAGCGGGCGTCGGTGAGCAGCACCGTGAAAGGACTGTTGGCGGCCCAGACCACGCGGCTGCTGTTCGTGGCGGGCCTGAGCCCCGAGCCAGGGGCGGGGGGAGTGTCGGTGCGCGACTCGTTCGTGAAGGCGCTGGGCACCAGTGGCAGTCACAGCAAGCTGCTGCTGGCCGGGGCCTACGACCTCTCGAACGTGTACCCCACCTTTGCGAATGTCGTGAAAGGAGCGCGGCGATGACCGAGCGGCCTGAGCCTCTGTCTCCCCCCGCCCTCTCTCCCGACCTCGCCCCCGAGTTTCGGCCCCTGTCGCGCGTGACCCTCAGCGGCCCCGACCTGGGCGACGTGAATCTGGAATTTGCCGAGGAGGAGGCCGCAGCGCCTCTCCCAGCGCCTCCGAAGGTGCCGGACCTGGTTCCTGCTCCAGACGACTTTGACCCCCGCCTCTACGAGCCGGCCCTGCCGCGCCCCGACCCGCTGGCGGCCGAGGGCTTTATGCCGGTGCTGACGCCAGGGCACTTCGTGACCCTGCTGGACGAGTTGCGCGGTGAACTGCAATTGATCCCGGCCGAGGCCGCGCGCGCCGCCCTGGTGTCGCGCTCGCGGCTGCTGACGCTGAACGTGGAACAGTACCGGGTCAACTACGACCTGGCCCGCGTGACCCTGAACCGGGTGCTGGCCGAAACCGGGGTGGGCGTGCGGGGTAGCTGGGCGCGGCAGCAGGAACACCTGGCCTTTATGAATGCCGCCAGCAGCGGCGTAGAGCGCGCCTACGAGCAGGCCACCGCCGAAATCGAGCAGGCCCGCGCCGAGCGCTTCGAGGCCCTGACCCGCGCGGGCGTGCGCCCCGACACCGTCACGGCCGAGGACTTTTACACCCAGCAGGCCGCAGCCCAGCTGGCCGCCGAGGGCCACACCGTGCGCCCCCCAGAGCAAAAAAGTGGCTCCAAGCGCGTATTCAACGGCTTTGCGGTGTTCAGCAAGTTCTTCGTGGGGATTATCAGCGGGGTCAGCATCAACCTGCTGTTCAACCCTGAATCCCGGCTGTACCTCACCCTGATTGCCCTGACCGCCGGGGTCATGTTCAGCGTGCTGCTGCTGTGGCTGGTGGACGAACTGGCCTACCGCGCCAAGCTGGCCCCCAGCACGCCGGGGATGGCGCGCCCCAGCGCCTACCTTGCCGGAATTGCCGCCGTGGTGGTCCTGTATCTGGGCGTGGAAGGCTACCTGAACTGGGACGGCATTCTGCGCACCACCCAGGAAATTGCCGCCAATGCCGCGCAGCAAGGGCAACTGACCGACCTCAGCGCCGCGCCTGAGGACACAGGCTTTACGCCGCACTGGTCGCTGCTGGTCTTTACCCTGGCCCTGGTGGGGATGGCAGCGGGCGCCGCGCTGATTCAGGGCCGCGAACGGGCCAGAACGGTTCTGGAACGGGAGCGGCTGGGCGCGCGCATGGCACTGCTGAGGGGACAGGGGGCGTGGCAGGAAGCCGCCCGCGCCGCCGACCGCGTGGCATATCTGGAAGACGCCCGCGACCGCCTGGCCCCCCCGCGCGACGTGACCAGCCCCGACCACGCCCGCCTGAACGAGCGCGTGCTCAGCCACTGGGAACAGGAACGCGACACCCAGGTACAGGACATAACCGCCGCTCTGATTCGGGAAGCCCGAGTTCTGCAAGAGACGTTGGAAGAGTTTGCCGCGCAGGTGCAGGCCGCCCGCTTTCCAGCGCCGCGCCGAGGCCTGGGGCGTCTGCTGGGCTAAGCGCTGGTAAGCGGAACGAGGGATGAACCGCAGGGACTAGCGGTTCATACGGACTCTGATTGAATTGAGCAGAATGCTCGCTGAGCTCCGAGCGGACTTGGAAAGCTGCGCAGCAGGCTTGAAAAGCTCCGCAGGAGAGCGAGCAGAAACAGATGCGGATTTCGCGATATGGAAGCGCAGATGGTGCCTGTCCGGCTGTGCTGCAATTCAGCGGAATCCGTATCAAAGCAGAGACAAGGCGCCGCTCTGGCTTAGATCTGGGCAACTCCGGGACACTTACGACTAGAGGCTCTTAAGGCTCACCGCTGGGCGGCGCCAGCACTCCTAACCTCTGTAACTTCCGCCTCACCCCTCCCACGACAGAGGCCCAGGCAACTTTCCCTGGGCCTCCACCTTCTTCTGCGTTACTGCCGCGCCTCTTTAATATCCAGGCGGCCCGTGAATTTGCTGTAATCCACCACCAGTTCGTATTTGCCCTGGGCACCGTTGGCCAGCACGTTCAGGCCCCACTGGCCTTTGGGGCAGACCTGGCCGGCCACCTGCACGCCACGGGGGTCCAGCAGGCGCAGGGTGATGGTGCCCCGGTCCACCTTGCAGATGCCGCGCACCCCCAGGGTTTGCTTCTCGTCAAAGGCATTGAAGCCGTAGCGGCTCTCCCCCGTCGCGTTCAGCATGTACGTGGGGGTCAGGGTGACGTACCCAAATCGCAGACCAAACGTGAAGTACATCAGCGTCAGGACAAGGGCCAGAGCCGCAAAAAGCAAGCGCATTGTGAGTCAGTGTACTCCGCCCACACGGGGGGG contains the following coding sequences:
- a CDS encoding SUKH-3 domain-containing protein: MQLEFSELARRAFEQGGWFEGRRVDLTDVFARMERQGWTVFDAARSFLEQVHGLTISDTVFQCEHIADRWEVRSAERLTLTPLFPIGMESGWLPYFIDATGRFYWLDSDLAMYASLDDFLARRQSFLLQV
- the pyrF gene encoding orotidine-5'-phosphate decarboxylase, which encodes MTFAQAVTDRTRRLNTRLCVGLDPRLDAYRDLAHLRAHTLDVLEATAPYAACVKPQLAFYEAAGLAGLQVLEEVCAAARTLGLPVLLDGKRGDIGSTAQAYAQGWLTGRHAGAALTVNPFLGFETLTPFVETARAHGGAVFVLVKTSNPGQADLQGGGVSKRMADEVTRLNAQEDGEYASVGAVVGATHPRDLATFRAQMPRALLLLPGLGAQGATAADLAPAFDPGGTGALASASRGVQYARGLDVDASVAAAQTFRDELNAVLKA
- a CDS encoding cysteine desulfurase-like protein; the protein is MTLTAPLPTRDDLRAQFPPLQGGRAYLDNAAGGLLPTRAIAAVTDHLTRYGATNAMPGHQPGREILALKHRAREATALFLNAAPEDVALAQSATALTFRLAAAFARLWGPGDEIILSGLEHESNASPWRELERQGVTVKVWHARQPDMTLHPDDLSALLSPQTRLVAVTAASNALGVTPEIPAITALARTAGAWTIVDAVHAAPHSFPDVQTWGADFVTFSPYKVWAPHLGALWIRPDLRATLPWPRLEFIPQGDITGLEHGTPQFELLAGWLGTLDYLRDLGGHAELTRPALEAASARIQALEAPVMAGLVDGLLAHDLVTVYGPQGIQGRVGTVAFRVVGETPEQTALRLTKRGVDVAAGHFYAVQPLKDLDLYPQGVVRASIAHYTTEEDIARLLDGLA
- a CDS encoding transglycosylase domain-containing protein; protein product: MTRALLRRWRNPWPRTPFVRRPQPWTLRRILRATLAGIGALTLATLGVGLAGALATGALGRVWNLRAELQPIEVQDRRGAPMGVIDHCQEGGAVNAVPCRESLSVPLTGVSPAFLLAYIAKEDVRFFAHSGVDPGRLPRAVLTGAGGSTITMQLLKNSVLAGHFDYDTDRRGPLLTLTRKATEFVLAPLVTWRYGRREVLAMSVNSLPWIGIGQRKGIYDASRAVFGVDPADLTLAQSAFLVGLLPAPGRYLVSEDTPPETATARFRWMRTQQLTTLNILRAHGLINEEPYQAAVAAPLQPRLWQVEYAGSGADLRVVSATRNPDYSNEPEPVWAMQGLVRRELRTAGLEPRRVGRVVLTVDAAAQAVLTTRVRGEGVTGERAPGVAEGAAIVDVRGGGIVALASSTGGLQSSEPGRQWAASAGRPVASTVKPLLYALAFGEGVTQLSTYADQPTRYAGQAIGNSTQTFLNRPVTVREANARSLNTVAVQVGTPREEALRRTLSALNYRPDPENRSSPALGTFRASPLTVAAAYASFANGGSLCQPHLLAEVYDRAGRPLPLPRPTCAPLWDEVVAYQTFDLLTGAVSSSAGHVPFLRPSLAQRFAGKTMPLGAKSGTTDDVNDTWCAAVTPQYAMAVWIGDPDGRQSVPVNLYRAQTACREVGLLRDLPHDRRSLTPPPGITLVGGVAVPLAGLKPRNPTPPTP
- a CDS encoding VWA domain-containing protein yields the protein MVLSSLLTLSLLLPTPMSASSLLGLSTPPLHFTVAVDMTGSSKNPAFKYADQARLLSQSVLLNQLRSGDTLTLLRICEGVQTVADFKFSSKNGARMAKADILRYTAALTKPCTGKGSAITAGLAQAARRSTQTASVGDVVVLFTDGALLDDPQRASVSSTVKGLLAAQTTRLLFVAGLSPEPGAGGVSVRDSFVKALGTSGSHSKLLLAGAYDLSNVYPTFANVVKGARR